The Muricauda sp. SCSIO 65647 genome includes a region encoding these proteins:
- a CDS encoding NAD(P)H-binding protein, translating into MKKVIIAGASGMIGNLIVECCLASSEIAQVTSLVRKKTGDEHHKLKEVIIDDFGDYSAHADIFKQVDTAFFCIGVYTGQVPDAKFKEITVNYAVAFAEAVKVGNPNARLCLLSGAGADRTEKSRTSFARYKGMAENRISELGLKFHAFRPGYIYPVTPRKEPNVMYRMMRFLYPLIRLGGSSSSIKSTELATAMFRVGMNGADTEILENKAILSYC; encoded by the coding sequence ATGAAAAAAGTGATTATAGCGGGAGCATCAGGCATGATAGGCAACTTGATTGTGGAGTGCTGCTTGGCCTCCTCTGAAATAGCCCAAGTGACTTCATTGGTGCGCAAAAAAACGGGTGACGAACACCACAAATTAAAAGAGGTCATCATCGATGACTTTGGGGATTATTCGGCGCATGCCGATATATTCAAACAAGTGGATACCGCCTTCTTTTGCATCGGGGTCTATACCGGACAGGTACCCGATGCCAAATTCAAGGAGATTACTGTTAATTATGCCGTCGCCTTTGCAGAAGCCGTAAAAGTAGGCAACCCAAATGCCAGATTATGTTTGCTCAGTGGTGCCGGGGCCGACCGCACCGAAAAGAGCCGTACCTCCTTTGCCCGGTATAAAGGCATGGCAGAAAACCGGATTTCTGAACTGGGCTTGAAATTTCACGCATTTCGCCCAGGATACATATATCCCGTAACCCCACGCAAAGAGCCCAATGTGATGTACCGTATGATGCGGTTCCTTTATCCACTAATTCGTTTAGGGGGAAGCAGTAGCAGCATTAAGTCCACCGAATTGGCCACGGCCATGTTTCGTGTTGGCATGAATGGTGCAGACACTGAGATTTTGGAGAACAAAGCTATCCTATCATACTGCTAG
- a CDS encoding SRPBCC domain-containing protein, giving the protein METSKNETVKVERLSASYRTIYTDIIIDATPEQVWSVLTDTASYKKWAAFLVDIQGEIKDGEKITAIFQTNPKKEKRTTIEHTISVTDGKEFFWAEKGPGGIRDNHHFRVEPTSDGKTRFVQSDEIMKGITWLMGGNLSKMYAEGYTAFNRKLKAEVEQRFNQ; this is encoded by the coding sequence ATGGAAACTTCCAAAAACGAAACCGTAAAGGTGGAAAGGCTGAGTGCTTCGTACCGCACCATTTACACCGATATTATCATCGATGCAACCCCAGAACAGGTTTGGTCGGTTCTTACCGACACCGCCTCCTATAAAAAATGGGCCGCTTTCTTGGTGGACATACAAGGGGAAATCAAGGATGGTGAAAAAATCACGGCGATATTTCAAACCAATCCTAAAAAAGAAAAACGCACTACCATTGAGCACACTATTTCGGTAACGGACGGAAAGGAATTTTTCTGGGCCGAAAAAGGTCCGGGCGGCATTAGGGACAACCATCATTTTAGGGTTGAACCGACCAGCGATGGAAAAACCAGGTTTGTCCAGTCCGATGAAATCATGAAGGGAATTACCTGGTTGATGGGCGGTAACCTGTCTAAAATGTATGCCGAGGGCTACACGGCATTCAATCGAAAATTAAAGGCAGAGGTAGAACAAAGATTCAATCAATAA
- a CDS encoding SRPBCC family protein, translated as MTGLTSKWTMAALAVIGILLFLYLIGQKSVHTELVIEASPQQIWDVLMDEEGYKEWNHVLFPVAGEIEQGNSLPYHLINPKGETIEFEFEVIQSVPLELLNQKGGVLGVFTFDHRYILEPFGNHTKVTLHEDFRGIIVPFWNVDWVQQAYIDLNQSLRKFVLKSK; from the coding sequence TGGACAATGGCAGCACTGGCCGTAATCGGCATACTGCTGTTTTTATACTTGATCGGGCAAAAATCGGTGCATACCGAGCTGGTCATCGAGGCAAGTCCGCAACAAATATGGGACGTTCTGATGGATGAGGAGGGCTACAAAGAATGGAACCATGTGCTATTCCCCGTAGCGGGTGAAATTGAACAGGGAAACAGCTTGCCCTATCATTTGATCAACCCCAAGGGTGAAACCATTGAATTTGAGTTTGAGGTAATACAATCGGTACCTCTTGAACTGTTGAACCAAAAAGGGGGCGTTCTGGGCGTATTCACCTTTGATCACCGCTACATCTTGGAGCCTTTTGGAAACCATACCAAGGTGACCCTACATGAAGATTTTAGGGGAATCATAGTACCCTTTTGGAATGTCGACTGGGTGCAACAGGCCTACATCGATCTGAACCAATCGCTCCGTAAATTTGTTCTCAAATCAAAATAA
- a CDS encoding MBL fold metallo-hydrolase, translated as MLLSIVILIASLVIIYLAFVNFYPSFGGDVSKERKALYLSSKQFKDGAFVNTKEDIPEDASFSEMLSIARKFFFQKVENGRPEKELEVQKIDSIALAGHRGGTQLVWFGHSAFLLQMNGKNILIDPMFGKVPAPHPWFGANRFTKELPIEIEKLPKIDAVVISHDHYDHLDYGSIKKLKDKVEAYYVPLGVGVHLEAWGVGSDRITEMDWWEETMFEDIQLACTPAQHFSGRKFTNGQSTLWSSWVIKSDGTSIYFSGDGGYGPHFKQIGEQYGPFDFAMMECGQYNKMWPDIHMFPEETAQAGVDVQAKALMAIHWGAFKLALHSWTDPIERVSKKAKELQIPLVTPQIGEPIVIDELPKPNRVWW; from the coding sequence ATGCTACTGTCCATAGTCATACTCATTGCCTCGTTGGTAATCATTTATTTGGCCTTTGTAAATTTTTATCCCTCTTTCGGGGGTGACGTTTCCAAAGAACGAAAAGCGTTGTACCTATCATCAAAACAATTCAAAGATGGCGCTTTTGTCAATACCAAAGAGGATATTCCCGAAGATGCCAGTTTTTCTGAAATGCTTTCCATTGCCCGAAAGTTCTTCTTTCAAAAGGTTGAAAACGGCAGGCCCGAAAAGGAATTGGAGGTGCAAAAAATAGATTCCATTGCCCTTGCCGGCCATCGGGGTGGCACTCAGCTTGTTTGGTTTGGGCATTCTGCCTTTCTCTTGCAGATGAATGGAAAGAACATTCTCATCGACCCCATGTTTGGCAAAGTACCGGCCCCACACCCGTGGTTTGGCGCCAACCGCTTTACCAAAGAATTGCCCATTGAAATTGAAAAACTGCCAAAGATAGATGCCGTGGTCATTTCACATGATCATTATGACCATTTGGACTATGGGTCCATAAAAAAACTAAAAGACAAAGTCGAAGCCTATTATGTACCACTGGGTGTCGGTGTGCATTTGGAAGCTTGGGGGGTGGGCAGTGACAGAATCACTGAAATGGACTGGTGGGAAGAGACCATGTTCGAAGACATACAATTGGCCTGCACCCCAGCACAGCATTTTTCGGGCAGGAAGTTTACCAACGGCCAAAGCACCTTATGGAGTTCTTGGGTGATCAAATCTGACGGCACCTCGATTTACTTCAGTGGCGATGGCGGTTATGGGCCCCATTTCAAACAGATTGGGGAACAATATGGCCCTTTTGATTTTGCCATGATGGAATGTGGCCAATACAACAAAATGTGGCCCGACATTCACATGTTTCCCGAAGAAACGGCCCAAGCGGGGGTCGATGTACAGGCCAAAGCCCTAATGGCCATACATTGGGGGGCGTTTAAATTGGCCCTGCATTCATGGACAGACCCCATAGAACGGGTATCCAAAAAAGCCAAAGAGCTACAAATACCCTTGGTCACCCCACAGATCGGAGAACCCATTGTAATCGATGAACTGCCAAAACCAAATCGCGTTTGGTGGTAA
- a CDS encoding oxidoreductase, whose product MDFKLKNIPTQQGRIAIVTGANNGIGFETTLAMAKYGFKVVMACRNMAKAEKAKSAILQKSPDADLDILQLDLSDLNSVRAFAKNFKNNYSKLNVLINNAGVLIYSGKKNGAGIELQFATNHLGHFLLTNLLIDLMPDDAASRIVALSSIAHKTAKIHFDDLNGENIDDAEAVYGQSKLANLMFADALNRQLKQSGKKMVALAVHPGGSDSGLFDEMSKVKYYTFKILSPFILNSNASAAKPSLFAALSTDVQGGEYFGPQGFNEFKGKVGVAKRSDYSKREDVATRLWQLSEKLTGQPFIL is encoded by the coding sequence ATGGATTTCAAGCTAAAAAACATTCCAACACAACAGGGCAGAATTGCCATCGTTACCGGCGCCAACAACGGCATTGGTTTTGAGACTACTTTGGCAATGGCAAAATACGGGTTCAAAGTCGTGATGGCATGCCGCAATATGGCAAAAGCTGAAAAAGCCAAATCAGCTATTTTGCAAAAATCACCCGATGCAGATCTAGACATCTTGCAATTAGACTTGAGTGATTTGAACAGCGTAAGGGCCTTCGCCAAAAACTTCAAAAACAACTACTCTAAATTGAACGTGCTCATCAACAATGCCGGAGTGCTGATATACTCTGGCAAAAAGAACGGGGCCGGTATAGAATTGCAATTTGCCACCAATCACCTGGGCCACTTTTTGTTGACCAATCTGTTGATCGACCTGATGCCCGATGATGCGGCCTCGCGCATTGTGGCCTTGAGCAGCATCGCCCATAAAACCGCAAAGATTCACTTTGACGATCTGAATGGCGAAAACATTGATGATGCCGAAGCGGTCTATGGGCAATCGAAATTGGCCAATTTGATGTTTGCCGATGCACTGAACCGACAGCTAAAACAGTCGGGCAAAAAGATGGTCGCACTTGCCGTACATCCAGGGGGTTCAGACTCAGGACTTTTTGATGAAATGTCAAAAGTGAAGTACTATACGTTCAAGATTTTGTCGCCGTTCATTTTAAATTCCAATGCTTCAGCGGCCAAGCCTTCCCTGTTCGCTGCCTTGAGTACAGACGTTCAGGGAGGTGAATATTTTGGACCACAGGGTTTTAACGAGTTCAAAGGAAAAGTGGGCGTCGCCAAGCGAAGTGACTATTCGAAAAGGGAAGATGTGGCGACAAGACTTTGGCAATTATCGGAAAAGCTTACCGGTCAACCATTTATACTCTAG
- a CDS encoding helix-turn-helix domain-containing protein, whose translation MQEIVHIESISDMHDVFGLTKPKHPLVSVIRFKDTDIRPEYHHVRCSFGMYCITQKNETEGSMGYGRSSYDFQEGSMVFIKPGQVLSYDGHKSTAEDPGWALLFHPDLIRKSELGSTIDNYSFFSYDITEALHLSDEEKQTLNGLVAKIEKEYQQNIDRHSQKLINANIELLLDYCTRYYDRQFYTRTNLNKDVLTKFEHLLKEYYANENQLNGGIPSVDFCGEELHMSPKYLSDLLKKETGKSAKAHIDDFLMNKAKNRLLRSTESVSEIAYGLGYEYSQHFSKIFKAKTGMSPSEYRSLN comes from the coding sequence ATGCAAGAAATAGTGCATATAGAGAGCATTTCAGATATGCATGATGTCTTCGGACTGACCAAGCCCAAGCATCCGTTGGTCTCGGTCATTCGATTTAAAGATACCGACATCAGGCCAGAATATCATCACGTACGTTGCTCGTTTGGCATGTACTGTATCACCCAAAAGAACGAAACCGAGGGCAGTATGGGGTATGGTCGTAGTTCTTACGATTTTCAAGAGGGTTCAATGGTATTCATTAAACCAGGGCAGGTGCTCAGCTATGATGGGCATAAATCTACCGCTGAAGATCCCGGTTGGGCCCTGCTGTTCCATCCCGATCTAATCAGAAAATCTGAATTGGGCAGCACCATTGACAACTATTCGTTTTTCTCTTACGACATCACGGAGGCCCTGCACCTTTCTGACGAGGAAAAACAGACGCTCAATGGACTGGTGGCCAAAATAGAAAAAGAATACCAACAGAACATCGATCGCCACAGTCAGAAATTGATCAATGCCAATATTGAATTGTTGTTGGATTACTGTACGCGGTACTACGACCGCCAATTTTATACCCGAACCAACCTCAACAAAGATGTTCTTACAAAATTTGAGCATTTGCTGAAAGAGTATTACGCCAACGAAAACCAATTGAACGGTGGCATTCCCTCGGTTGATTTTTGCGGGGAAGAACTACATATGTCGCCTAAATATTTGAGCGATCTCTTGAAAAAGGAAACAGGTAAAAGTGCCAAGGCCCATATCGATGATTTTCTGATGAACAAGGCCAAAAACCGTTTGTTGCGCTCAACGGAATCGGTAAGCGAAATAGCCTATGGCCTGGGTTATGAATATTCACAGCATTTTTCCAAAATCTTTAAGGCCAAAACAGGAATGAGCCCTAGTGAGTATAGAAGCCTGAATTGA